GTTCAAACGTCATATCTTGATTATTAAGGGTAATACTGCCTTTATCAGACGGCACTAAGCCAACAATCATATAGAAAGTGGTGGTTTTACCGGCACCATTAGGGCCAAGTAAGCCAACAATTTGTCCGGCATTAACTTCTAAGCTGACGTCTTTAACCACTTGTCGGCCTTTATAACTTTTTGCCAGATTTGCTGCGACTAACTTCATGGGTTATTTTTTTCCTCTGGCGTAAAAATGGTAGTTACCCGTTTGTTTTTATTACTATCGGCACTCAATTGCTGCTTTTCAACGTTATAACGGATAGTGGATGCCTGAACAACACTACCACTTTGGGCTAATTCAGCATCGCCACTTAAGGTTAAAGTGCGTGAAGAGGGCTCATAACGCATTTGTTTGGCTTCAGCGGTGACTTGTTTGCCGCCTTCTAGCAATTGTGAGTAAAGCACCGGTTGGCCAGTCGCTATATAAATTTCTTTGCCTTTACCGGCGCTGGCATCAATCTCTAATAAATCGGCTTTCATTTGCATTGAGCCTTGCGTAATAATGACATTATTACGGTATGTCAGCACATTCTCTTTGATCGAAGACAAGTTATCGGCGTCAATCTGAATTTGTTGCTTGTAATCTGGCTCGGCAGCGACAGTACTAAAAGTCATTAGCAGTAGGGCTGCAGCCGTAATATAATTAGCCTTCATTTTGGTATACCGTTTTATTATGTTGTAATAACTGTAGGGTCTTCTCGGTTAAGTCTGCCTGAATACCGACACCCTCAATATAAAAACCTTTACCTTGTACCCGCACTGGCTGATTATTTTGCAAGCGGTTATCAGGAAATAACATCTCTAGTGTATCTGTTTCTATGCGCTCTATCAGTTCATTCTGTAATAAACTTTCAATAACGACTTGCTGTTCCAGGATGATTCTATCTTCTGGATACCAAGTGGCTATTTTGCTATGCGCGGTCCAGCTAGGCAGGTGTTGCCCGTTATATAGGGTATAAATAGGTAGCTCGAACTGAGTAAAACCGAGTAATTCAAAGTGCTCTAAACGCTCGGCAGTCACCGAATCAGTTTTAAATCCCTCGGCGTTATATAACGTACGGGTTATATCACTAGCAATATAATCTGGGCGTAACTCTTGACCCGCTTGCAGCATACTTGAGTTGTCATCCGGCTGAAACCATAAATAACTTGCAGTAATAACTAGTAATATAACCAGTATAACGAATAGTTTTCTCATGTGCTGCTGCCATCAAATTGCAAAAATTGCTGCTGGCTAATTAATAATAAGTCGCATAATTCGCGTACAGCGCCATAACCGCCGGCTAAACTGGTGTTGTAGTGGGCGTTAAGACGCAAGTAAGGGTGAGCATCAGCGACACCTACGGCTAAACCACAATGTTGCATAACTTGCCAGTCGGCTAAATCATCACCAATATAGGCCATTTGATCTGGGGTAAGTTGCATTTTTTGTTGCAGTTCCGCAAAAGCGGCCAGTTTATTTTCTTGGCCTTGATATATATAAGGCACCGTTAATGAGGTCATTCGTTGTTGAACAATGGCTGATGTGCGACCGGTGATAACAGCGACTTCAATGCCCGCAGTGCGCAAGGCTTTAATGCCATATCCATCACGGGTATGGAAGGCTTTAAGTTCTTCACCGTTATTACCTAGATAAATTCGACCATCTGAAAACACGCCATCAACATCGCAAATTAGCAGCTTTATTTTAGCCGCGCGTGCCATAACATCATCTGTTACTGCTTGGTATAGCTGGGTAAATAATGCCACCTTATAGTACCCCAGCACGTAATAAATCGTGCATATTCATCGCGCCAACGGGCACATTAGTACTATCGACTACGATAAGGCCGTTAATCTTTTTCTGCTGTAAAATTTGTAATGCTTCGGCTGCTAACATTTGGCTATTGGCTGTAATACAGTGCCGAGTCATAACGTCACTAATTAAAGAGCTATGGATATCTAGCCGAAGATCTAAAATACGCCGTAAATCACCGTCAGTAAAAATTCCTGCCATAACGCCGTTTTCATCAACAATAGCGGTCATACCTAAGCCTTTCTTGGAGATTTCTAGCAAGGCATCTTTAATAGTGGCATTTAGGCTGACAATAGGCACATTGTCATCTTTATGCATAACATCTTCTAAACGCAGTAATAATTTGCGGCCTAAACTGCCACCGGGATGCGATAAAGCAAAGTCATCGGCAGAGAAGCCGCGAGCATCTAATAAGGTCATAGCTAGTGCATCGCCCATCACTAAAGTTGCCGTAGTGCTGGAGGTTGGGGCTAGGCCAAGTGAACAGGCTTCTTGAGCAACTTTCACACATAAGTGGGCATCGGCTAATTTAGCTAAAGTTGACTCGGGATTACCGGTAATGGCAATAAGCTTAATTCCGCGGCGTTTAATCACCGGCACGATAGTTAACATTTCTGTTGTTTCACCAGAATTAGATATTGCTATCACTACATCTTCAGCTGACAACATACCTAAATCGCCATGACTAGCTTCACCTGGGTGGATAGAGAAAGCAGGCGTACCGGTTGAGGCTAGAGTGGCCGCAATTTTATTGGCAATATGGCCAGACTTACCCATGCCAGAAACAATGGTTTTGCCTTTACTATTTATAATAAGTTCACAGGCAAGATTAAACTCATCATCTATATATTGGACCAATTGCTCTACTGCATTAGCTTCAATGGCAATAACTTCTCTGGCGCGGATACGAAAATCTGTGCTCATGGTTCTCTCTTAGGCAATGGATGAAAATAAATAATATTGATAGCCAATAAATGCTGTTAATAATAGCAGGCCTTCAACTTTACTCAATCGGGGACGGCTGGTTGGCCTTAATGACATTAGTAGTAACACTAGGGTCGCGGCAATCATAATATATGCATCTTGATTACCCGCTTGTGGGTCAATGGCCCCAGGGGCGATAACGGCACTTAATCCCAGTACCGCTAGAATATTAATAATATTAGAACCAATAATGTTACCTAACGCCAAATCAACTTCACCTTTAATAATGCCAACAATGCTGGTGGCTAACTCAGGTAAACTGGTGCTTAAGGCAACGATGGTTAAGCCGATAACTAAATCGCTGACACCAACATAACGGGCGATATACACAGCGCCGTGGACTAATAGCTGTGAAGCCGCAAGCAGTAATATCATGCCAAGAACAAGCCAAAATAATGCTTGGCTTAGTGAGATAGGCAAGCTTTCTTCATGGCTAATATTGTGTAACAAAGGGTCGTCTACTTTAACGGTACGGGCGCAATACACCATAAAAGCAATAAAACAGCAAAAAGTTGCCAGTAATATCAACCCTTCCAACTGAGTTAGCTGATGGTCGGCTAAAAAGTAAAAACCTAAAAAGGTACTGGCAAGTAGCAACGGATATTCACGTTTAATGGTCAGCGAGGTCACTCTAATGGGTTTCAGTAAAGCTGCAAAACCAATAACTAATAATATATTAGTTATGTTTGAACCCAGCGCATTACCCACAGCAGTGCTTAAATGACCTTTATATGCTGCAATGGAAGACACTAGAATTTCAGGCATAGAAGTGCCAAGTGCAATGACGGTTAAGCCAATCAGCATAGGCGATATGCGGGTATAGCGCGCGACAGAGGCAGCGCCATAGATCAAACGATCAGCACTCCAAACCAGAAGTACTAAGCCAACAAATACCACAATAATCGCGATGAGCAAGGGTGACAATTGTTAGTTCCTCTGCAGTAATAGCATATCTATAGTATTTTCCAGCTTATCAGGCTGAAATGCAAAAAAAGCTGTTAATTAGCTAAATGTTAGCATTTCTACACAGTTTGTAACGATTTTTAGTAACGACTTTACACCTGAACGGGTTTACAATGATAGTAACCAAGTTGGTGTTAATTGCAAACATACACACATGTATGTATATTGTCGCCCTCTATAAATGAGTATAATCAAGGTATAACCGCGGTATTCATAAAGCGCTAATATACGGTTTGATATACGGAGAAATAATTTGTCGGATACGATAATAGATATTCAACATTTGCACTTTAGTCGTGGTGATAGAGAGATATATCGCGACCTTAATATGCAATTTGCCCGTGGTAAAGTTACTGCCGTTATGGGCCCCAGTGGTATTGGTAAAACAACATTACTGCGCTTGATTGGTGGTCAGTTAAAACCAAGCCAAGGCCATATTATGTTTGATAGCCAAGATATTCCTACGCTTTCTCGATCTGAGTTATATCAAGCTCGCAAAAAAATGAGCATGCTATTTCAAAGTGGTGCCTTGTTTACAGAAATGTCGGTATTTGACAACGTAGCCTTCCCAATTCGAGAACATACTAAGTTAAGTGAATCTTTAATTCGTTTAATTGTATTGATGAAACTCGAAGCCGTTGGTTTAAGAGGCGCGCGTGATTTATTACCGGGCGAGTTATCTGGCGGTATGGCACGCAGAGCGGCATTAGCTCGAGCGATTGCGCTAGACCCAGAACTTATTATGTATGACGAACCCTTTGCTGGCCAAGATCCAATTTCGATGGGCGTTATTGTGCGGTTAATTAAGTCATTAAATAATGCCTTAGGTTTAACCTCGGTTGTAGTAACCCATGATGTTAATGAAGTGATGAGCATTGCAGATTATGTTTATGTTATCGCAGAAAAAACCGTAGTGGGTCATGGTACGCCGGAACAATTGCGTCAGCATCCTTCTGCTTTAGTTCAGCAATTCTTAAAAGGTGAAGCAGATGGCCCAGTACCGTTTCATTTTAATGCCGCACCTTATGAGGAAGAGTTAATGGAGCTTGCTAAGTGATTGCCCATAAAATTCAACAACTAGGCCATGCAGCAATATCTAGCGTACAAGGATTTGGTAAAGCTGGCACTATGCTGTTTTCAGCTTTAATCGGCAAACCCGATTTCCGGCGCAATTTTCCGCTGTTAATGCGCCAGTTATATGTAGTCGGTGTGCTGTCGTTACTGATTATTGTCGTATCAGGCCTATTTATTGGTATGGTGCTTGCGTTGCAAGGCTATACGGTGCTGGTTAAGTTTGGTGCCGAACAAATGCTGGGGCCTTTAGTCGCCTTAAGCTTATTGCGCGAACTAGGCCCAGTGGTAACAGCGCTATTGTTCGCGGGTCGTGCCGGTAGTGCACTAACCGCAGAAATTGGCTTAATGAAAGCAACCGAGCAGCTATCGAGTATGGAAATGATGGCGGTCGATCCATTACGCCGTATTATTGCCCCGCGCTTTTGGGCGGGTGTAATTAGTATGCCGTTATTAGCGTTAATTTTTAACGCTGTTGGTATCTTAGGCGGCCACTTAGTTGGCGTCGAATGGTTAGGTGTAGATGGCGGCGGTTATTGGTCAGCTATGCAAGCAAACGTCGATTTATATCAGGATATTATGAATGGCGTGATTAAGAGTTTTGTATTTGCAATTATCGTCGTATGGATTGCTTTACACAAAGGTTATGACGCTGTACCCACTTCTGAGGGGATTAGCCGAGCCACAACTGAAACGGTCGTAACAGCATCTTTAACCGTGCTGGCCTTCGATTTTATTTTAACTGCAATTATGTTTGGTGGATAAGATGACCACGCGGAAAATTGAATTACTCGTCGGCAGCTTTATAGTGTTAGCCATAGCTGCATTTTTTATGTTGGCATTAAATGTTGCTAATAGCGGTGTAGGTGGCGGTAGCGATACCTACTTATTACAAGCTAGGTTTGATAATATCGGTGGCTTAAAAGTACGCTCGCCGGTAAAAGTGGGCGGAGTCGTTGTTGGTCGAGTGACCGCAATAAACTTAGATACTAGCCGCTATACGCCGGTTGTTAGCATAGCCATTAATAGTGCTTATAGTAACTTTCCTGAAACTAGCTCGTTGGCCATTTTAACCTCTGGTTTATTGGGCGAGCAGTATTTGGGGCTGCAACCTGGCTTTATAGATGAAACCGTTGAAATATTGGCTGACGGTGACTATATCGAAGATACCAAGTCAGCCATTGTGCTGGAAGAATTAATCGGCCAATTCTTATTTAATCGAGGAAGCTAATCTATGAAACTAACAACCTTAATAATGGGCGTGCTTATTAGTTGTTGCAGCCTTGTTTTTTCTGCACAAGCAGAGGTGGAAACTTATACCGATCCTTACAAAATGATGGAAGTGGTCGCGGACAAAACCTTTAGCCGGATGGCAAAAGATAAGCTTAAAGTGGAAGCCGATCCAGATTATTTACGGGTTATTGTCAATGAAGAACTGGTACCTTATATTGATAGCCGATATGCCGCACTTCGGGTTATCGGTAATAGTGCTGATTTGCGCAATATGCCGCGTGAAGACTTATTAGCCTTTGTTGATGCGTTTCAAGAATATATGGTCGCTACTTATGCTGGTGTCTTTACCCAGTATACTGATCAAAAAGTGATGATTGAACCAGCTTCTGATATTGGTAATCAAAAAATTATTAGTATTAAAACGCGTGTTATCGATCCGGGTAAACCTGATATTAATATTGAGTTTAAATTACGCCGAGGCAAAAACAGTGATACCTGGTTAGTATTTGATATGGTTGCCGAAGGCATTTCACTGCTGGACAGTAAGCGGGCAGAGCTAAGCAATATCATTCGCCAGCAAGGTTTACCCAGTGTGACTAGCCTTTTACTTGAAAAAGCCAAGGCGCCAATTCAAAAGGCTGAACAGAAGTGAGACTTGAGATAACAGCTGAGGGTAATCGCTTTCGTTTTGACGGCGCACTAAATCGTGATACGTTAATGCTGTATTCACCCTTTAAGTTGTTAAATACGGTAACACAAAGGGTACAGTTTGATTTTTCAGCATTAACAGTGGTTGATACTGCAGGCTTAGCGTGGTTGCTCCAGCAATTAGCCCAAGCCCAAGCGACTGGCTTAAAAATTGAGTTGTGTAATGTCCCACAGCAGCTGTTATCATTGGCTGATGTGAGTGCAGTAAGGGCGTTATTGCCAATTGTTGAGTAAGGTTGAACTTTGGATATTAAGCAATTAGAACATTTATTATTAGAGCAGCTAGCGTTAGCAGAAGTGTATGTTAAGGCTGAGGGTACCAATTATAATGTGATTGCAGTTGGCAGCTGTTTTGCCGATGTTAGTCGGGTAAAACAGCAGCAAATGGTGTATGCACCTTTAATGGACGCAATCGCTGATGGCAGAATACACGCTGTTAGCATCAAGACCTTTACGCCAGAACAATGGCGTAGAGAAAAACTTTTAAATCCTCCAGCGTAGTATTATATGCAACAATTTCTTGTAACAGGTGGCCAACCCTTGCAGGGTAATGTGACCATCTCTGGGGCCAAAAATGCCGCCCTGCCAATTTTATTTGCGAGCTTGTTATCAGCATCAACGAGCACTATTCGCAATGTGCCTAAATTAAAAGATATCGAAACAACCATTAAACTTTTGCAACTTTTTGGTGCTGAAGTTAGCTTTGCAGATAACGTGGTTACGGTCGATGGTGCGGGTGTAAACAACCAATTCGCACCGTACGAGTTAGTAAAAACCATGCGTGCATCTATTCTTGCGCTAGGGCCTCTGTTAAGCCGTTTTGGTAAAGCTGAAGTGTCATTACCCGGTGGTTGCGCTATTGGTGCTAGGCCTGTCAATTTACATATTGACGGTTTACGCAAAATGGGCGCAGAAATCGTAGTTGAAAATGGCTATATTAAAGCCACTTCAAAAGGCTTAAAAGGTGCCAACATTATTATGGATATGGTCAGTGTTACTGGCACAGAAAACCTAATGATGGCGGCTGTTTTAGCCGACGGTATCACCACCATAGACAATGCGGCTCGTGAACCTGAAGTGGTTGATTTAGCCGTTTATTTAAATAGCATGGGTGCCAAAATTACTGGCGCAGGTACTGATACGATTACCATTGAAGGTATCAAGTCGTTGCATACAGCTGAACATAGCGTACTGCCAGATCGTATTGAAACCGGTACTTTCTTAGTGGCTGCTGCGGTAACCGGCGGTGATGTGACCTGCCGCAATGCCGATCCTACTGAACTTGAAGTGGTGCTAGAGAAGCTGCGTGAAGCCGGTGTTGAAATTAGCACAGGTCCAGACTGGATCCGGGCTAATATGACAGGCCGTCAATTAAAATCTGTTGATGTTAAAACCGTGCCGCACCCTGGCTTTCCTACAGATATGCAAGCCCAGTTTACGGTGTTAAACGTAGTGGCACATGGCGTGGGTATGGTGACAGAAACTATTTTTGAAAACCGGTTTATGCATGTACCTGAGTTACAACGCATGGGCGCTAAAATTCGTTTAGAGGGCAATACTGCGGTATGTCAGCACAGCGAAAAGTTATTAGCCGCCCAAGTGATGGCAACTGATTTACGTGCATCTGCTAGCTTAGTGATTGCCGGTTTAGTGGCGGATGGTACCACTGTGGTCGATAGAATTTATCATATAGACCGTGGTTATGAGCAAATTGAATTTAAACTTAAAGGTTTAGGTGCCCAAATAGAGCGAGTGGACGCAAGCTAATAAGCATTGTTTACTCTACTTTAAACAGTGGATGCTTGAATAAGAAACGGCTTGCTTAATGCAGGCCGTTTTTTTTAGATAACTTCGCGGGCGATAGCTGTTAAAGATAAGCGTTGTGAATTGCGCTCTATGGTCAATTCTA
The sequence above is drawn from the Rheinheimera salexigens genome and encodes:
- the lptA gene encoding lipopolysaccharide transport periplasmic protein LptA gives rise to the protein MKANYITAAALLLMTFSTVAAEPDYKQQIQIDADNLSSIKENVLTYRNNVIITQGSMQMKADLLEIDASAGKGKEIYIATGQPVLYSQLLEGGKQVTAEAKQMRYEPSSRTLTLSGDAELAQSGSVVQASTIRYNVEKQQLSADSNKNKRVTTIFTPEEKNNP
- the lptC gene encoding LPS export ABC transporter periplasmic protein LptC, which codes for MRKLFVILVILLVITASYLWFQPDDNSSMLQAGQELRPDYIASDITRTLYNAEGFKTDSVTAERLEHFELLGFTQFELPIYTLYNGQHLPSWTAHSKIATWYPEDRIILEQQVVIESLLQNELIERIETDTLEMLFPDNRLQNNQPVRVQGKGFYIEGVGIQADLTEKTLQLLQHNKTVYQNEG
- the kdsC gene encoding 3-deoxy-manno-octulosonate-8-phosphatase KdsC translates to MALFTQLYQAVTDDVMARAAKIKLLICDVDGVFSDGRIYLGNNGEELKAFHTRDGYGIKALRTAGIEVAVITGRTSAIVQQRMTSLTVPYIYQGQENKLAAFAELQQKMQLTPDQMAYIGDDLADWQVMQHCGLAVGVADAHPYLRLNAHYNTSLAGGYGAVRELCDLLLISQQQFLQFDGSST
- a CDS encoding KpsF/GutQ family sugar-phosphate isomerase is translated as MSTDFRIRAREVIAIEANAVEQLVQYIDDEFNLACELIINSKGKTIVSGMGKSGHIANKIAATLASTGTPAFSIHPGEASHGDLGMLSAEDVVIAISNSGETTEMLTIVPVIKRRGIKLIAITGNPESTLAKLADAHLCVKVAQEACSLGLAPTSSTTATLVMGDALAMTLLDARGFSADDFALSHPGGSLGRKLLLRLEDVMHKDDNVPIVSLNATIKDALLEISKKGLGMTAIVDENGVMAGIFTDGDLRRILDLRLDIHSSLISDVMTRHCITANSQMLAAEALQILQQKKINGLIVVDSTNVPVGAMNMHDLLRAGVL
- a CDS encoding calcium/sodium antiporter; this translates as MSPLLIAIIVVFVGLVLLVWSADRLIYGAASVARYTRISPMLIGLTVIALGTSMPEILVSSIAAYKGHLSTAVGNALGSNITNILLVIGFAALLKPIRVTSLTIKREYPLLLASTFLGFYFLADHQLTQLEGLILLATFCCFIAFMVYCARTVKVDDPLLHNISHEESLPISLSQALFWLVLGMILLLAASQLLVHGAVYIARYVGVSDLVIGLTIVALSTSLPELATSIVGIIKGEVDLALGNIIGSNIINILAVLGLSAVIAPGAIDPQAGNQDAYIMIAATLVLLLMSLRPTSRPRLSKVEGLLLLTAFIGYQYYLFSSIA
- a CDS encoding ATP-binding cassette domain-containing protein, with amino-acid sequence MSDTIIDIQHLHFSRGDREIYRDLNMQFARGKVTAVMGPSGIGKTTLLRLIGGQLKPSQGHIMFDSQDIPTLSRSELYQARKKMSMLFQSGALFTEMSVFDNVAFPIREHTKLSESLIRLIVLMKLEAVGLRGARDLLPGELSGGMARRAALARAIALDPELIMYDEPFAGQDPISMGVIVRLIKSLNNALGLTSVVVTHDVNEVMSIADYVYVIAEKTVVGHGTPEQLRQHPSALVQQFLKGEADGPVPFHFNAAPYEEELMELAK
- the mlaE gene encoding lipid asymmetry maintenance ABC transporter permease subunit MlaE, giving the protein MIAHKIQQLGHAAISSVQGFGKAGTMLFSALIGKPDFRRNFPLLMRQLYVVGVLSLLIIVVSGLFIGMVLALQGYTVLVKFGAEQMLGPLVALSLLRELGPVVTALLFAGRAGSALTAEIGLMKATEQLSSMEMMAVDPLRRIIAPRFWAGVISMPLLALIFNAVGILGGHLVGVEWLGVDGGGYWSAMQANVDLYQDIMNGVIKSFVFAIIVVWIALHKGYDAVPTSEGISRATTETVVTASLTVLAFDFILTAIMFGG
- the mlaD gene encoding outer membrane lipid asymmetry maintenance protein MlaD; translation: MTTRKIELLVGSFIVLAIAAFFMLALNVANSGVGGGSDTYLLQARFDNIGGLKVRSPVKVGGVVVGRVTAINLDTSRYTPVVSIAINSAYSNFPETSSLAILTSGLLGEQYLGLQPGFIDETVEILADGDYIEDTKSAIVLEELIGQFLFNRGS
- a CDS encoding MlaC/ttg2D family ABC transporter substrate-binding protein, which translates into the protein MKLTTLIMGVLISCCSLVFSAQAEVETYTDPYKMMEVVADKTFSRMAKDKLKVEADPDYLRVIVNEELVPYIDSRYAALRVIGNSADLRNMPREDLLAFVDAFQEYMVATYAGVFTQYTDQKVMIEPASDIGNQKIISIKTRVIDPGKPDINIEFKLRRGKNSDTWLVFDMVAEGISLLDSKRAELSNIIRQQGLPSVTSLLLEKAKAPIQKAEQK
- a CDS encoding STAS domain-containing protein; amino-acid sequence: MRLEITAEGNRFRFDGALNRDTLMLYSPFKLLNTVTQRVQFDFSALTVVDTAGLAWLLQQLAQAQATGLKIELCNVPQQLLSLADVSAVRALLPIVE
- a CDS encoding BolA family protein, coding for MDIKQLEHLLLEQLALAEVYVKAEGTNYNVIAVGSCFADVSRVKQQQMVYAPLMDAIADGRIHAVSIKTFTPEQWRREKLLNPPA
- the murA gene encoding UDP-N-acetylglucosamine 1-carboxyvinyltransferase, whose protein sequence is MQQFLVTGGQPLQGNVTISGAKNAALPILFASLLSASTSTIRNVPKLKDIETTIKLLQLFGAEVSFADNVVTVDGAGVNNQFAPYELVKTMRASILALGPLLSRFGKAEVSLPGGCAIGARPVNLHIDGLRKMGAEIVVENGYIKATSKGLKGANIIMDMVSVTGTENLMMAAVLADGITTIDNAAREPEVVDLAVYLNSMGAKITGAGTDTITIEGIKSLHTAEHSVLPDRIETGTFLVAAAVTGGDVTCRNADPTELEVVLEKLREAGVEISTGPDWIRANMTGRQLKSVDVKTVPHPGFPTDMQAQFTVLNVVAHGVGMVTETIFENRFMHVPELQRMGAKIRLEGNTAVCQHSEKLLAAQVMATDLRASASLVIAGLVADGTTVVDRIYHIDRGYEQIEFKLKGLGAQIERVDAS